The following are encoded in a window of Panicum virgatum strain AP13 chromosome 5N, P.virgatum_v5, whole genome shotgun sequence genomic DNA:
- the LOC120676072 gene encoding uncharacterized protein LOC120676072 isoform X1, with protein METNNTTSSSSSGGGGAGAGTEQRGLGLVEVEAAAAALRRSEVFHVVKELVGFVLYMHHQIPSVLQSLENEFASLKEEMTEMTLQPAELKPSDQRKYNTRKRVVRRRIKKHEKLMNGISTLLCALQQALDEVSSIEGVVLILGGSLVRPLFVYDITISHGTFDSGSAKDQALTKLAQSVSRKAIRALVSCGAGSLSYTGASKLFLLVRCPSTLNLPLDFLPKRDFRYSKKVIPLQMHIKCSKAGCQWNSQHHISIANAPCATSESSPSDAIWFQCKHTIRGLPGKASLEG; from the exons ATGGAGACCAAcaacaccacctcctcctcctcctccggaggcggcggtgccggcgccggcaccgagCAGCGGGGCTTAGGGCTTGTGGAggtggaagcggcggcggcggcgctgcggcgatcCGAGGTGTTCCATGTCGTGAAGGAGCTCGTCGGCTTCGTTCTCTACATGCACCACCAGATCCCCTC GGTTCTGCAGAGTCTTGAAAATGAATTTGCAAGTTTGAAGGAGGAAATG ACAGAAATGACACTACAGCCAGCTGAACTCAAACCATCTGATCAGAGAAAGTACAATACACGAAAAAGGGTGGTTAGACGTAGAATAAAGAAGCACGAGAAATTGATGAATGGCATCTCTACCTTACTGTGTGCTCTTCAGCAAGCACTTGATGAAGTTTCTAGCATTGAAGGAGTTGTTCTGATCCTTGGAGGAAGCCTTGTACGACCCTTATTTGTGTATGACATTACAATTTCTCATGGTACGTTTGATTCAGGAAGTGCCAAAGATCAAGCTCTAACCAAGTTAGCTCAATCTGTTTCTCGGAAG GCTATCCGTGCTCTTGTATCATGTGGAGCAGGGAGTTTGTCCTACACAG GGGCTAGCAAGTTGTTTTTGCTGGTAAGATGTCCCAGTACGTTGAACTTACCACTGGATTTCCTGCCAAAGCGTGATTTTCGTTACAGCAAGAAG GTTATACCTCTTCAAATGCATATAAAGTGCAGTAAAGCAGGCTGTCAATGGAATAGCCAGCACCATATATCAATTGCTAATGCCCCATGTGCCACTTCAGAATCTTCTCCTTCAGATGCTATCTG GTTCCAGTGCAAGCATACAATAAGAGGTTTGCCAGGCAAGGCGTCACTAGAAGGGTGA
- the LOC120676072 gene encoding uncharacterized protein LOC120676072 isoform X2, whose amino-acid sequence MVAAIKKRVLLLAARVLQSLENEFASLKEEMTEMTLQPAELKPSDQRKYNTRKRVVRRRIKKHEKLMNGISTLLCALQQALDEVSSIEGVVLILGGSLVRPLFVYDITISHGTFDSGSAKDQALTKLAQSVSRKAIRALVSCGAGSLSYTGASKLFLLVRCPSTLNLPLDFLPKRDFRYSKKVIPLQMHIKCSKAGCQWNSQHHISIANAPCATSESSPSDAIWFQCKHTIRGLPGKASLEG is encoded by the exons ATGGTTGCTGCGATTAAAAAAAGGGTGCTTCTGTTAGCTGCACG GGTTCTGCAGAGTCTTGAAAATGAATTTGCAAGTTTGAAGGAGGAAATG ACAGAAATGACACTACAGCCAGCTGAACTCAAACCATCTGATCAGAGAAAGTACAATACACGAAAAAGGGTGGTTAGACGTAGAATAAAGAAGCACGAGAAATTGATGAATGGCATCTCTACCTTACTGTGTGCTCTTCAGCAAGCACTTGATGAAGTTTCTAGCATTGAAGGAGTTGTTCTGATCCTTGGAGGAAGCCTTGTACGACCCTTATTTGTGTATGACATTACAATTTCTCATGGTACGTTTGATTCAGGAAGTGCCAAAGATCAAGCTCTAACCAAGTTAGCTCAATCTGTTTCTCGGAAG GCTATCCGTGCTCTTGTATCATGTGGAGCAGGGAGTTTGTCCTACACAG GGGCTAGCAAGTTGTTTTTGCTGGTAAGATGTCCCAGTACGTTGAACTTACCACTGGATTTCCTGCCAAAGCGTGATTTTCGTTACAGCAAGAAG GTTATACCTCTTCAAATGCATATAAAGTGCAGTAAAGCAGGCTGTCAATGGAATAGCCAGCACCATATATCAATTGCTAATGCCCCATGTGCCACTTCAGAATCTTCTCCTTCAGATGCTATCTG GTTCCAGTGCAAGCATACAATAAGAGGTTTGCCAGGCAAGGCGTCACTAGAAGGGTGA
- the LOC120676072 gene encoding uncharacterized protein LOC120676072 isoform X3 yields the protein MGMVKLWVLQSLENEFASLKEEMTEMTLQPAELKPSDQRKYNTRKRVVRRRIKKHEKLMNGISTLLCALQQALDEVSSIEGVVLILGGSLVRPLFVYDITISHGTFDSGSAKDQALTKLAQSVSRKAIRALVSCGAGSLSYTGASKLFLLVRCPSTLNLPLDFLPKRDFRYSKKVIPLQMHIKCSKAGCQWNSQHHISIANAPCATSESSPSDAIWFQCKHTIRGLPGKASLEG from the exons ATGGGCATGGTTAAACTATG GGTTCTGCAGAGTCTTGAAAATGAATTTGCAAGTTTGAAGGAGGAAATG ACAGAAATGACACTACAGCCAGCTGAACTCAAACCATCTGATCAGAGAAAGTACAATACACGAAAAAGGGTGGTTAGACGTAGAATAAAGAAGCACGAGAAATTGATGAATGGCATCTCTACCTTACTGTGTGCTCTTCAGCAAGCACTTGATGAAGTTTCTAGCATTGAAGGAGTTGTTCTGATCCTTGGAGGAAGCCTTGTACGACCCTTATTTGTGTATGACATTACAATTTCTCATGGTACGTTTGATTCAGGAAGTGCCAAAGATCAAGCTCTAACCAAGTTAGCTCAATCTGTTTCTCGGAAG GCTATCCGTGCTCTTGTATCATGTGGAGCAGGGAGTTTGTCCTACACAG GGGCTAGCAAGTTGTTTTTGCTGGTAAGATGTCCCAGTACGTTGAACTTACCACTGGATTTCCTGCCAAAGCGTGATTTTCGTTACAGCAAGAAG GTTATACCTCTTCAAATGCATATAAAGTGCAGTAAAGCAGGCTGTCAATGGAATAGCCAGCACCATATATCAATTGCTAATGCCCCATGTGCCACTTCAGAATCTTCTCCTTCAGATGCTATCTG GTTCCAGTGCAAGCATACAATAAGAGGTTTGCCAGGCAAGGCGTCACTAGAAGGGTGA